A stretch of Acidimicrobiales bacterium DNA encodes these proteins:
- a CDS encoding RHS repeat-associated core domain-containing protein gives MRRIWLLVVLAVAAAVLSPVGVSAQSDAEREAAVRSMLGEPGSSEGAPDNEAFLDVPGTSLAELGRPVVDGPGGHVEGQPVDVVTAEGEVERAAPRLDLPEPGPLEPGLGPVVVVDDRRGESALVDVAVEVLDAEKSGLSGVPLVVRVEDPSAGVVTVSYGEFADAGGWGFWDRMVVRMYPECVSERPKDVLCSVPVELSAELLAHDRFAETVSFRLDGLSELVTSSRDVVAARESDFDVQVPVLEAEAQRDATQRLRVESATTEAAIDDASAADPSDTEPETAAEGEPESGVTDADAVDGAAADPEEAPTPDGSLAGASAFGERLASLSSAVLAQGAVPSSPVAGGGVILAMSSGSSGDEAGNLGAVPQAQLGEWSVSPGSGNFSWAFPIPVPDVAGGLVPDLRLSYASSAVDRVTLNENGQAPSAGLGWDFPIGSIRRNYWSCGQDGSSVLTDAWCWHSDNATIVLNGQSGELVKVDSHGTEADEWRLVNDNGWNIYRYWGSLGANASSASQYDDNDQEFWVVAVPDGTRYFFGRFNEHYNSTLTAPVFGDDAGEPCNGLWGPCYQAYEWRLDAVTDVHGNWITYDYDGMANYFSLAGANFKYDRAARLTRIEYGKQTSAPSSAAAVEIEFPYALREDGGTQYWPDDLDCDNTGGVCTETTPTFWEKTRLGSIEINVQNESGSGYRTVDTFTLNPHYTHYSTETLDRMLLSFISHEPFGDEGSALATRVTTFGHSVRQNLATAIPTPLNIYRLDTIWDVSMGGTIVIDYGQHSPCTAGQLQDPPSPAWSANTNDCFPKWVVPSSGQPGFRVFNKWLVETVTQKSNVANAEPVLTTYTYDDANAVPNAGAGWADDDNPYVPSGQQSYSQWRGYADATVIVGNSTDEQQRTDFLMHRGLGVNLPGTSVADPEEFAGRVRTVWSSVSTNGTYDPVDWTTTGYERIAEHTNPDVWFVHPETTWNSRETSTGSTWTSRVTRDVVDRRVVEVVNEPTSGSSTDATCTRTDYHSYDTWNFGARHVAAPYQVRSYEGTSCTGSKISRTLLFYDGSTTASGATFDQNTKLNRTKVRVYDNDTTYSETKTEYDDSPTTSGYGHVTATFDARNTETSITPTVTEGFITQITTTVDPGSGALALTSTATFTRGRGSIKTTTDVDGLTTTTDYDRLGRPLEIDHAHSDGVDAIITYTEDGWFPYTNPNGTNFTTVHVQRLHDDNNTTTAADDVYVDRYSHYDGLGRLQQVFGDNDPATNFDGNGPFSGTVVTATNYDSAGRVEYQTEPFHWSSVTDEPIPLANLTGVEISYHNDYDGLGRITDTHRYNGTTLAATTTFDNHPDKVVVTDPENNTVTTTYNRRGLTASIDDGAASPEYTYDIHGRLTSVTDPSSVRTNIVYDYTYWHTQPGTNPSWTGRQYSVTDTDRGTTRFETDRNGNIIRVEDDNPDVSNDIRTSYDNANRPVRRWDHNIGNTVGNGRLAEWVYDPNKARLDREFSYTDQGTFLRDVRSRDAAGRPETVRWDIPAIGGFASYYDFDSVYNDDGTLASRTYPASSGLNAETVKYTYDNAGRLDTVIGDGTYSSDTYLASTRYDDLGRPWTTTHGQAGNIIERIRSFDTDTGRLSGLTLNTTATAPATTYTMQNEVYAYDDAGSLEYIHRGVGGIFQNKECFENDNAGRLVQRWQTTATTCGNPNNPNVTGFHEDFTYNSHSQLTWVIDNTTTSGANDQQYRYGSASTSNADHQPNYIWIGGVTHDTFTYYDNGNLKTHDTGTTTRSFDYDAQDRLATATVNGQDTEYAYDASGQRWYTKEPDGTIRLYLDDTQVALAAGWLPATVRSYSTGSIHLATRNSLLTDLQYTFGNNQGSTAILVDDNPSTTPTDPAWHARSFDPYGDLTAHWQINTPQVAHDQRQFLNQYHDTTTDLTYLNARYYNPTTRLFTQPDPLRQETRPQATNAYGYALNNPTNYTDQTGLCPGCDEADMRFLEERKQQCYSGDLSRCTDAQILEIALSAFTGTTDNPNIVINAGQDRAIPRIIAEDAAIAWVLDGKQEYSGDLGDFLTDLGIKAGQTFVVAIAATGAVAACTLATAVCVVVIGGSVGAMTQIATTEAIDCYQGASCGTMTKEEFAGEFVEGMVIGSTAGFLAPATAAAGELPAQTAGIYAVFRAQGPAVALDTLDDTATQRLVNWVVRKAAELANETIASG, from the coding sequence ATGCGGCGTATCTGGTTGTTGGTGGTTTTGGCGGTTGCTGCGGCGGTGTTGTCGCCGGTGGGTGTCAGCGCTCAGTCGGATGCGGAACGTGAGGCTGCGGTTCGTTCGATGCTTGGCGAGCCTGGTTCCTCGGAGGGTGCGCCGGATAATGAGGCGTTTCTTGATGTGCCGGGGACGTCGTTGGCGGAGTTGGGTCGTCCGGTGGTGGACGGGCCGGGCGGTCATGTTGAGGGGCAGCCCGTTGATGTTGTGACAGCGGAGGGCGAGGTTGAACGGGCCGCGCCGCGTTTGGATTTGCCGGAGCCGGGGCCGTTGGAGCCGGGGCTCGGGCCGGTTGTCGTTGTTGATGATCGTCGTGGTGAGTCCGCTCTGGTTGATGTGGCTGTCGAGGTTCTCGATGCTGAGAAGTCCGGGTTGTCGGGGGTGCCGTTGGTGGTGCGGGTCGAGGATCCGTCCGCGGGTGTCGTGACGGTTTCGTATGGCGAGTTTGCTGATGCGGGGGGTTGGGGGTTCTGGGATCGCATGGTGGTTCGGATGTATCCGGAGTGTGTTTCGGAGCGTCCTAAGGATGTCTTGTGTTCGGTGCCGGTGGAGTTGTCTGCGGAGTTGTTGGCACATGACCGTTTCGCGGAGACGGTTTCGTTTCGTTTGGACGGGTTGAGCGAGCTGGTGACGTCATCGCGTGATGTTGTGGCCGCGAGGGAGTCCGATTTCGACGTGCAGGTTCCCGTGCTCGAAGCCGAGGCGCAGCGTGACGCGACGCAGCGGCTTCGCGTCGAGAGCGCGACAACCGAGGCGGCCATCGACGATGCCAGTGCGGCCGACCCCAGCGATACCGAGCCCGAGACCGCGGCGGAGGGCGAACCTGAGTCTGGCGTGACTGACGCGGATGCCGTAGACGGGGCCGCCGCTGATCCCGAGGAAGCGCCAACCCCTGATGGGTCTTTGGCCGGTGCGTCGGCATTCGGGGAGCGCTTGGCAAGTCTGTCGTCGGCGGTGTTGGCGCAGGGTGCTGTGCCGTCCTCGCCGGTGGCGGGCGGCGGGGTGATTTTGGCGATGTCATCGGGGTCATCGGGCGATGAGGCCGGCAATTTGGGGGCGGTGCCGCAGGCGCAGCTGGGTGAGTGGTCTGTGTCACCGGGTTCGGGCAACTTCAGTTGGGCGTTCCCGATACCGGTGCCCGATGTCGCCGGAGGTTTGGTCCCAGATCTGCGGTTGTCGTATGCGTCGTCGGCGGTTGATCGGGTGACGTTGAACGAGAACGGCCAGGCTCCGTCGGCCGGGTTGGGTTGGGACTTCCCGATCGGGTCGATTCGGCGGAACTATTGGTCGTGCGGCCAGGATGGGAGTTCCGTACTGACCGATGCGTGGTGTTGGCACTCAGACAACGCGACCATCGTGTTGAACGGCCAGTCGGGTGAGTTGGTGAAGGTCGACTCGCACGGCACTGAGGCCGATGAGTGGCGTTTGGTCAACGACAACGGCTGGAACATCTACCGCTACTGGGGAAGCCTGGGCGCGAACGCGTCGTCGGCGTCGCAGTATGACGACAACGATCAGGAGTTCTGGGTGGTCGCGGTTCCCGATGGCACCCGCTACTTCTTTGGTCGGTTCAACGAGCACTACAACTCGACACTGACCGCGCCGGTGTTCGGCGATGATGCCGGCGAGCCGTGCAACGGGCTTTGGGGCCCGTGCTATCAGGCGTATGAGTGGCGCCTGGACGCAGTGACCGACGTGCACGGCAACTGGATCACTTACGACTACGACGGCATGGCGAACTACTTCAGCCTGGCTGGGGCCAACTTCAAGTACGACCGTGCGGCTCGGCTCACCAGAATCGAGTACGGCAAGCAGACCTCGGCCCCGTCGTCCGCCGCGGCGGTGGAGATCGAGTTCCCCTACGCGCTGCGCGAGGACGGCGGCACGCAGTACTGGCCCGACGATCTTGATTGCGACAACACCGGAGGCGTTTGCACCGAAACCACGCCGACATTTTGGGAAAAGACCCGGCTCGGGTCGATCGAGATCAACGTGCAAAACGAGAGCGGTTCTGGGTATCGCACGGTTGACACGTTCACTCTGAACCCGCACTACACCCACTACTCGACCGAAACGCTCGACCGGATGCTGCTGAGCTTCATCTCGCACGAACCATTTGGTGATGAGGGTTCCGCATTGGCGACAAGGGTGACAACGTTTGGCCATAGCGTTCGCCAGAACCTCGCGACGGCGATTCCGACACCGCTGAACATCTACCGTCTCGACACGATCTGGGACGTGTCGATGGGCGGGACGATCGTGATCGACTATGGCCAGCACAGCCCCTGCACGGCCGGGCAGCTTCAGGACCCGCCGTCGCCGGCGTGGTCTGCGAACACCAACGATTGCTTCCCGAAGTGGGTCGTGCCGTCATCGGGTCAACCGGGCTTTCGCGTGTTCAACAAGTGGCTCGTGGAGACCGTGACGCAGAAGTCCAACGTCGCCAACGCAGAGCCGGTGCTCACGACCTACACCTACGACGACGCCAACGCAGTGCCCAACGCGGGTGCGGGTTGGGCCGATGATGACAACCCGTACGTGCCCAGCGGACAGCAGTCATATTCGCAGTGGCGGGGCTACGCCGACGCCACCGTGATCGTCGGCAACAGCACCGATGAACAGCAGCGCACCGACTTCCTGATGCATCGCGGGTTGGGCGTCAACCTTCCCGGCACCTCGGTCGCCGATCCTGAAGAGTTCGCGGGCCGTGTGCGAACCGTGTGGAGCAGCGTCTCAACCAACGGAACCTACGACCCGGTCGATTGGACCACCACCGGCTATGAACGCATCGCCGAGCACACCAACCCCGACGTGTGGTTCGTGCATCCCGAAACAACCTGGAACTCACGCGAAACCTCAACCGGGTCGACCTGGACCTCGCGGGTCACCCGAGACGTCGTCGACCGCCGCGTCGTGGAGGTCGTCAACGAGCCGACATCGGGCAGCTCGACCGACGCGACCTGCACACGAACCGACTATCACTCCTATGACACCTGGAACTTCGGCGCCCGCCATGTCGCCGCGCCCTACCAGGTCCGTTCCTATGAAGGCACCAGCTGTACGGGGTCCAAGATCAGCCGCACACTGCTGTTCTATGACGGCAGCACAACCGCGTCCGGCGCGACATTCGATCAGAACACCAAACTGAACCGGACCAAGGTTCGCGTCTACGACAACGACACCACCTACTCCGAAACCAAGACGGAGTACGACGATTCACCCACCACCTCGGGCTACGGGCACGTCACCGCAACCTTCGATGCCCGCAACACTGAAACGTCGATCACCCCGACCGTGACCGAGGGGTTCATCACCCAGATCACGACCACGGTCGATCCCGGCTCCGGCGCTCTGGCGCTGACATCCACGGCGACGTTCACCCGCGGACGAGGCTCCATCAAGACCACGACCGATGTCGATGGGCTCACGACGACCACCGACTACGACCGTCTGGGCCGCCCGCTCGAGATCGATCACGCCCACTCCGACGGGGTCGACGCGATCATCACCTACACCGAAGACGGCTGGTTCCCATACACCAACCCGAACGGCACCAACTTCACGACTGTTCACGTCCAACGCCTGCACGACGACAACAACACGACCACCGCCGCAGACGACGTGTACGTCGACCGCTACAGTCACTACGACGGGCTCGGCCGACTCCAACAAGTCTTCGGCGACAACGACCCAGCAACGAACTTCGACGGCAACGGCCCCTTCTCGGGCACCGTCGTGACCGCGACCAACTACGACTCCGCGGGACGTGTCGAGTACCAAACCGAACCGTTCCACTGGTCGAGCGTGACTGACGAACCGATCCCGCTCGCGAACCTCACCGGGGTCGAGATCTCGTATCACAACGACTACGACGGCCTTGGCCGCATCACCGACACTCACCGCTACAACGGCACCACCCTCGCCGCGACCACGACGTTCGACAATCACCCCGACAAGGTCGTCGTCACCGACCCCGAGAACAACACCGTCACCACCACCTACAACCGGCGCGGCCTCACGGCCAGCATCGACGACGGCGCCGCCAGCCCCGAATACACCTATGACATCCACGGCCGTCTGACCTCGGTCACCGACCCCAGCTCAGTGCGAACCAACATCGTCTACGACTACACGTACTGGCACACCCAGCCGGGCACAAACCCGTCCTGGACGGGCCGCCAATACTCCGTCACCGACACCGACCGCGGCACCACCCGCTTCGAAACCGACCGCAACGGGAACATCATCCGCGTCGAGGACGACAACCCCGACGTCAGCAACGACATCCGTACCAGCTACGACAACGCCAACCGGCCCGTGCGCCGGTGGGACCACAACATCGGCAACACCGTCGGCAACGGCCGCCTCGCCGAATGGGTGTACGACCCCAACAAGGCGCGCCTCGACCGCGAGTTCTCCTACACCGACCAAGGCACCTTCTTGCGCGACGTCCGCAGCCGCGACGCCGCCGGTCGACCGGAAACGGTTCGATGGGACATCCCCGCGATCGGCGGCTTCGCGTCGTACTACGACTTCGATAGCGTCTACAACGACGACGGCACGCTCGCGTCACGTACCTACCCCGCAAGCAGCGGCCTCAACGCCGAAACCGTCAAGTACACCTACGACAACGCCGGACGGCTCGACACCGTCATCGGCGACGGCACCTACAGCAGCGACACGTATCTCGCCAGTACCCGCTATGACGACCTCGGTCGGCCCTGGACCACCACCCACGGCCAAGCCGGCAACATCATCGAACGCATCCGCAGCTTCGACACCGACACCGGGCGGCTCTCTGGGCTCACACTCAACACCACCGCGACCGCGCCCGCAACCACCTACACGATGCAAAACGAGGTCTACGCCTACGACGACGCCGGCAGCCTCGAATACATCCACCGCGGCGTCGGCGGGATCTTCCAGAACAAGGAGTGCTTCGAAAACGACAACGCCGGCCGACTTGTTCAACGCTGGCAAACCACCGCCACAACCTGCGGCAACCCCAACAACCCCAACGTCACCGGATTCCACGAAGACTTCACCTACAACAGCCACTCCCAGCTCACCTGGGTCATCGACAACACCACCACATCCGGCGCCAACGACCAGCAATACCGCTACGGGTCCGCCTCAACGTCCAACGCCGATCACCAACCCAACTACATCTGGATCGGCGGCGTCACCCACGACACCTTCACCTACTACGACAACGGCAACCTCAAGACCCACGACACCGGCACCACTACCCGCAGTTTCGACTACGACGCCCAAGACCGCCTCGCCACCGCCACCGTCAACGGCCAAGACACCGAGTACGCCTACGACGCAAGCGGGCAACGTTGGTACACCAAGGAACCCGACGGCACCATCCGCCTCTACCTCGACGATACCCAAGTCGCGCTCGCAGCAGGATGGCTCCCCGCAACCGTACGCAGCTACAGCACCGGCAGCATCCACCTCGCCACCCGCAACTCGCTACTCACCGACCTCCAATACACGTTCGGCAACAACCAAGGCTCCACCGCCATACTCGTCGACGACAACCCCTCCACCACACCCACCGACCCCGCCTGGCACGCCCGCAGCTTCGACCCGTACGGCGACCTCACCGCCCACTGGCAAATCAACACACCCCAAGTCGCCCACGACCAACGCCAATTCCTCAACCAATACCACGACACCACAACCGACCTCACCTACCTCAACGCCCGCTACTACAACCCCACAACCCGACTCTTCACTCAACCCGACCCACTCCGCCAAGAAACCCGACCCCAAGCAACCAACGCCTACGGCTACGCCCTCAACAATCCCACCAACTACACCGACCAAACAGGACTGTGTCCAGGGTGTGATGAGGCGGACATGCGCTTCCTGGAGGAGAGGAAGCAGCAGTGCTACTCGGGTGACCTTTCGCGTTGCACCGATGCCCAGATATTGGAGATCGCTCTCAGCGCGTTCACAGGAACGACCGACAACCCCAACATTGTTATCAACGCGGGGCAGGATCGAGCGATACCACGGATCATCGCTGAGGATGCAGCCATCGCGTGGGTACTGGACGGAAAGCAGGAGTACAGCGGAGATCTGGGCGACTTCCTCACTGATCTCGGTATTAAGGCGGGGCAGACGTTCGTTGTCGCCATCGCGGCAACAGGCGCTGTTGCGGCGTGTACCCTCGCAACTGCAGTCTGCGTAGTTGTGATCGGGGGTAGCGTCGGTGCGATGACGCAGATAGCGACCACCGAAGCAATCGACTGCTATCAGGGTGCATCGTGCGGGACGATGACGAAGGAAGAGTTTGCGGGCGAGTTCGTCGAAGGAATGGTAATCGGAAGCACTGCGGGCTTCCTAGCACCAGCCACGGCCGCGGCCGGTGAACTGCCCGCACAAACCGCCGGAATTTACGCCGTGTTCAGAGCTCAGGGCCCGGCTGTCGCCTTGGACACACTAGACGACACAGCGACGCAGAGGCTCGTGAACTGGGTAGTGCGGAAGGCCGCTGAGCTGGCCAACGAGACTATCGCTAGCGGTTAG
- a CDS encoding TetR/AcrR family transcriptional regulator yields MNRRVEQAARTRLDILRAARATFARDGYRGATMTEIAAEAGVSVQTIYDSVGNKAALLEQIVDGMDAEIDIPELLAELPTLTEPRELIRWSLTLSGRFLERTGDIIRALATTGGDEAILAIREEGRKRHRSGTLQVATRIVDHAGLDLDDAEFNRRAALLSVTTDVMHMVELTEAYGWTVDEVRRALEDMLVPMMTAPPPGTS; encoded by the coding sequence GTGAACCGTCGCGTCGAGCAAGCCGCCCGCACCCGGCTGGACATCCTGCGCGCCGCTCGCGCGACGTTCGCCCGCGACGGCTACCGGGGAGCGACCATGACCGAGATCGCCGCCGAGGCCGGCGTCTCCGTGCAGACGATCTACGACTCCGTGGGCAACAAGGCGGCGCTCCTCGAACAGATCGTCGACGGGATGGACGCCGAGATCGACATCCCCGAACTCCTCGCCGAACTGCCGACGCTCACCGAACCCCGGGAGCTGATCCGGTGGTCGCTCACCCTCAGCGGCCGCTTCCTCGAGCGGACCGGCGACATCATCCGGGCGCTCGCGACCACCGGTGGCGACGAAGCGATCCTCGCGATCCGCGAGGAGGGACGCAAACGCCACCGCAGCGGCACGCTCCAGGTCGCGACCCGCATCGTCGACCACGCAGGGCTCGACCTCGATGATGCCGAATTCAACCGACGCGCCGCGCTGCTCAGTGTCACGACCGACGTGATGCACATGGTCGAGTTGACCGAGGCCTACGGGTGGACCGTCGACGAGGTTCGCCGCGCCCTGGAGGACATGCTGGTGCCCATGATGACCGCTCCCCCGCCCGGGACCAGCTGA
- a CDS encoding PQQ-binding-like beta-propeller repeat protein, which yields MRTGAVALVVALTASACWTAFGFNYRNTRANPFESTISAANVPQLTESWNHSGVDGVTSTPATIGDWVYFGSWDGYLRGVDRADGSLRWETQLTSGSGAGVMVDATPAISGDMIYVGDGQGEFHALDRLTGAVEWSLQLDNHPQTRLFGSPVVVDDLVIVGVASYELALVKEDYTFRGSVVAMDKTTGVEQWRLYTTPDDETAGAGVSVWSTPAIDLSRGLLYIGTGNTYEEPAAPMSDALLAVDYTTGELEWIRQFTEGDVYTIFGTPPQGPDADIGAAPNLFTIGGQDVVGVGDKAGVYAVLDRDTGATVWARQLTEGSHLGGVMLTSAYADGTIFAASNVMADAFDYTSAANTSEVFALDADDGSILWQRTLPAASFGAVSHANGVVYLPTTPGTVYALSAADGTELWSEDLGADLGGGVSISDGTLYAPYGFWFFGSPPNPAGGVAAFRLPD from the coding sequence GTGAGAACGGGCGCTGTCGCGTTGGTGGTCGCGCTCACGGCGTCGGCGTGCTGGACTGCCTTCGGATTCAACTATCGCAACACCCGCGCGAACCCGTTCGAGTCGACGATTTCCGCCGCAAACGTCCCGCAACTCACCGAGAGTTGGAACCACAGCGGTGTCGACGGGGTGACGAGCACGCCGGCGACCATCGGCGATTGGGTCTACTTCGGCTCGTGGGACGGGTATCTCCGTGGCGTCGACCGGGCGGACGGCAGCCTCCGCTGGGAGACCCAGCTGACCTCGGGTTCGGGCGCCGGGGTGATGGTCGATGCCACGCCCGCGATCAGCGGCGACATGATCTACGTGGGCGACGGCCAGGGCGAGTTCCACGCGCTCGACCGGCTCACCGGAGCGGTCGAGTGGAGCCTGCAACTCGACAACCACCCCCAGACACGGCTCTTCGGTTCGCCGGTGGTGGTCGACGACCTCGTGATCGTGGGCGTCGCCTCCTACGAACTCGCCCTCGTCAAGGAGGACTACACGTTCCGCGGCAGCGTCGTCGCGATGGACAAGACGACCGGCGTGGAGCAGTGGCGGCTCTACACGACGCCCGATGACGAGACGGCGGGCGCCGGGGTGTCGGTGTGGTCGACACCGGCGATCGATCTGTCCCGTGGCTTGCTCTACATCGGCACCGGCAACACCTATGAGGAACCGGCCGCGCCGATGAGCGACGCCCTCCTTGCGGTCGACTACACCACGGGCGAGCTCGAGTGGATACGGCAGTTCACCGAGGGCGACGTCTACACGATCTTCGGCACGCCGCCCCAGGGCCCCGATGCCGACATCGGGGCCGCCCCCAACCTCTTCACGATCGGGGGACAGGACGTGGTCGGGGTCGGCGACAAGGCCGGGGTGTACGCGGTGCTCGATCGCGACACCGGCGCCACGGTGTGGGCCCGTCAACTGACCGAGGGCAGCCATCTCGGCGGTGTGATGCTCACCTCGGCCTACGCCGACGGGACGATCTTCGCGGCGTCCAACGTGATGGCCGACGCCTTCGACTACACCAGCGCCGCCAACACGTCGGAGGTGTTCGCACTCGATGCCGACGACGGGTCGATTCTCTGGCAGCGGACCCTGCCGGCCGCCTCCTTCGGCGCGGTGAGCCACGCCAACGGTGTCGTGTACCTCCCCACCACGCCGGGCACCGTCTACGCCCTCTCGGCCGCCGACGGCACGGAGCTGTGGTCGGAGGATCTCGGCGCCGACCTCGGTGGCGGCGTGAGCATTTCCGACGGCACGCTGTACGCGCCCTACGGAT
- a CDS encoding IS256 family transposase: protein MNSDDELEPTIEVMESSPALALPRDASMALVADRLVDQARAEGVSLTGDGGLLTGLVQQVLQTALEAEITDHLGYEPHAVEGRGSGNSRNGHYPKTVRTEVGDVRVAVPRDRGGTFEPVTVPVGQRRLSGLDQMVISLYAKGLTTGDIASHLFDVYDQQVDPSTISRITDAIVADMESWQSRPLDAVYPVLLVDGIRIKIRDGTVSNRLVYVVMGVNLDGKRDVLGLWVGPTGGESPKFWLGVFAELKNRGVNDVLVLCCDGLKGLPDSARATWPLVDVQLCVVHLVRNSLRYASKKHRGQVTKQLKTIYTAPSLDAAETAFTDFADDWDDTYPAMIKAWRDAWDDFVPFLEFPAELRKIVYSTNAIESLNARFRKAAVRRGHFPTEQAALKVLYLTAIEGRKNRQNPTGRINGWKSILNTLTIHYGDRLAAANQ, encoded by the coding sequence ATGAACTCTGATGATGAACTCGAGCCGACGATCGAGGTGATGGAGTCGTCGCCGGCGTTGGCGTTGCCTCGCGACGCGTCGATGGCGCTGGTTGCGGATCGGCTGGTTGATCAGGCCCGCGCCGAGGGCGTCTCGCTGACTGGCGATGGCGGGTTGTTGACGGGGCTTGTGCAGCAGGTGCTGCAGACCGCGTTGGAGGCCGAGATCACCGATCATCTCGGCTATGAACCCCACGCCGTCGAGGGCCGGGGCAGCGGGAACTCTCGCAACGGTCACTACCCCAAGACGGTGCGCACCGAGGTCGGCGACGTCCGCGTTGCGGTGCCGCGTGATCGAGGCGGCACGTTCGAGCCGGTCACGGTGCCGGTTGGGCAGCGGCGTCTTTCGGGGCTCGATCAGATGGTGATCTCGCTGTATGCCAAGGGGCTCACCACCGGTGACATCGCGTCGCACCTGTTCGACGTCTATGACCAGCAGGTGGATCCGTCGACGATCAGTCGGATCACCGACGCGATTGTCGCCGACATGGAGTCCTGGCAGAGCCGGCCGCTCGACGCGGTGTATCCGGTGCTGCTGGTTGACGGGATCCGGATCAAGATCCGCGACGGCACGGTCTCCAACCGCCTCGTGTATGTGGTGATGGGCGTCAACCTCGACGGCAAACGCGACGTCCTCGGCTTGTGGGTCGGCCCCACCGGCGGGGAGTCACCGAAGTTCTGGCTCGGCGTGTTCGCCGAACTCAAGAACCGTGGCGTCAACGACGTGCTGGTGCTGTGCTGCGACGGGCTCAAGGGCCTGCCCGACTCGGCCCGGGCGACCTGGCCCCTCGTCGACGTGCAGCTCTGCGTCGTGCACCTCGTGCGCAACTCGCTGCGTTACGCGTCGAAGAAGCACCGGGGCCAGGTCACCAAGCAGCTCAAGACGATCTACACCGCCCCGAGCCTCGACGCCGCCGAGACTGCCTTCACCGATTTCGCCGACGACTGGGACGACACCTACCCGGCGATGATCAAGGCCTGGCGCGACGCCTGGGACGACTTCGTGCCGTTCCTCGAGTTCCCTGCCGAGCTCCGCAAGATCGTGTACTCGACGAACGCGATCGAGAGCTTGAATGCTCGGTTCCGAAAGGCAGCGGTTCGGCGGGGGCATTTCCCGACCGAGCAGGCCGCGCTGAAGGTGCTCTACCTGACCGCGATCGAGGGGCGGAAGAACCGCCAGAACCCCACTGGACGAATCAACGGATGGAAGTCCATCCTGAACACCTTGACCATCCACTACGGCGACCGCCTGGCCGCCGCCAACCAATAA
- a CDS encoding helix-turn-helix domain-containing protein has translation MHHHTISKHLEARAIPRRGGKPSFTEADLPALIEQYQAGDSCATIADRYGVNHATVMRWLKKAGIQMRPRRGGIRR, from the coding sequence GTGCATCACCACACCATCTCCAAGCACCTCGAAGCCAGAGCCATCCCTCGAAGAGGAGGGAAGCCCTCATTCACCGAAGCCGATCTTCCCGCCCTGATCGAGCAGTACCAGGCCGGCGACTCCTGCGCCACCATCGCCGACCGCTACGGCGTCAACCACGCCACCGTCATGCGCTGGCTCAAGAAGGCCGGCATCCAGATGCGACCCAGACGAGGAGGAATCAGACGCTGA